A segment of the Prochlorococcus marinus CUG1416 genome:
TACTGGCAAATACAAATCTACACAAGATATGGTAGAAAGTTTGTCAAATTCAGACACAGAAATTATAACCGTCGCTGTTAGAAGAATTAAAAATGATCAGAGTGGAGAAAATTTACTCGAAAAGATTAACTGGAAAAAATACTGGATGCTTCCTAATACAGCTGGTTGTGTGAATGCCGATGAAGCCGTCAGAATAGCAATGTTGGGAAGAGAGCTTGCAAAATTATCTGGTCAAGAAGAAAATAATTTTGTCAAGTTGGAAGTGATTCCTGACAAAAAATATTTGTTGCCAGACCCAATAGAAACGGTAAAGGCCGCTGAAGTTTTAATAAAAAAGGGTTTTGCTGTACTTCCCTATATAAATGCAGATCCTATTCTTGCAAAAAGACTAGAAGAATTAGGTTGTTCAACTGTAATGCCATTAGGCTCGCCTATTGGCTCAGGACAAGGTTTATTAAATTTATCAAACATAGCGATAATTATTGAGAATGCCAAAGTACCTGTGATAATTGACGCAGGGATTGGAGTGCCGAGTGAAGCATCTCAAGCTATGGAACTTGGAGCCGATGGTGTTTTAATTAATAGTGCAATCGCACAAGCTGAAAACCCACCTCTAATGGCTCAAGCAA
Coding sequences within it:
- a CDS encoding thiazole synthase → MENYSSLRIGGKQFSSRLMVGTGKYKSTQDMVESLSNSDTEIITVAVRRIKNDQSGENLLEKINWKKYWMLPNTAGCVNADEAVRIAMLGRELAKLSGQEENNFVKLEVIPDKKYLLPDPIETVKAAEVLIKKGFAVLPYINADPILAKRLEELGCSTVMPLGSPIGSGQGLLNLSNIAIIIENAKVPVIIDAGIGVPSEASQAMELGADGVLINSAIAQAENPPLMAQAINYGVKAGRHAFLAGRIKKQDFAIASSPDNNISI